Proteins encoded together in one Solanum lycopersicum chromosome 7, SLM_r2.1 window:
- the LOC101252703 gene encoding putative MO25-like protein At5g47540 isoform X1, with amino-acid sequence MPIPATQIAGLANGINGSRQVKPNNLKKLFTKAFRATAVKSIFKSKAKRKPPAEIVRRVRFLLEAVHSLDDNVDPSHFDKMEELDSLLHEVKAMLYGSNECEPAVDACAQLTQEFFRENTFRLIIICLPKLNLEARKDVTRIVANLQRQPVNSRLIASDYLEANSDLMDHLVCGYDDPGLALHYGTMLRECIRHQVVARYVLNSEHMKKFFDHMQIPEFDVAADATATFKELMTRHKSTVAEFLSENYDWFFVEFNAKLLESANYITRRQAIKLLGDILLDRSNSAVMTRYVSSKDNLRILMNLLREASKNIQLDAFHVFKLFVANRNKPTDIVNIIVANRSKLLRFFASFRIDKEHCLFAEDEQFEADKAQVVKEIAELEAKGPLFSGELHKFPGTPTASGELYKLPTTPLSRQVT; translated from the exons ATGCCGATTCCGGCGACTCAAATCGCGGGATTAGCAAATGGGATAAATGGGTCCAGGCAAGTGAAACCaaataatttgaagaaattgtTTACTAAGGCGTTTCGTGCAACTGCTGTTAAATCCATCTTCAAATCGAAGGCTAAGCGTAAGCCTCCCGCTGAAATTGTTCGTCGGGTCAGATTTTTGCTTGAGGCTGTTCATTCCCTCGATGACAATGTTGATCCCAGTCATTTCGAcaag ATGGAAGAACTGGATTCTCTTTTACATGAGGTGAAAGCAATGTTGTATGGTAGTAATGAATGTGAACCTGCTGTTGACGCATGCGCGCAATTGACTCAGGAGTTTTTTCGAGAGAATACATTTCGTCTCATCATCATTTGTTTACCTAAATTGAACTTGGAG GCTCGTAAAGATGTCACGCGTATTGTGGCCAATTTACAAAGGCAACCCGTTAATTCACGTTTGATTGCATCTGATTATTTGGAAGCCAACTCGGACCTTATGGATCATTTGGTATGCGG ATATGATGATCCAGGTCTTGCTTTGCATTACGGAACAATGTTGAGGGAGTGTATTCGCCATCAAGTTGTTGCAAG ATATGTATTGAACTCCGAGCACATGAAAAAGTTTTTCGATCACATGCAAATCCCAGAATTTGATGTTGCTGCAGATGCTACAGCAACCTTTAAG GAGCTTATGACCAGGCATAAATCCACAGTTGCTGAATTTCTCTCTGAAAATTATGATTGG tTCTTCGTTGAATTTAACGCAAAACTTTTGGAATCAGCAAACTATATTACCAGAAGACAAGCTATCAAG CTTTTGGGAGATATTTTACTTGATCGCTCAAATTCTGCTGTGATGACACGCTATGTCAGCTCGAAGGATAATCTAAGGATTTTGATGAATCTTTTGAGG GAGGCTAGCAAGAACATTCAACTAGATGCATTTCATGTGTTTAAG CTTTTCGTTGCCAATAGAAACAAGCCTACTGACATTGTCAACATAATCGTGGCCAATAGAAGCAAGCTTCTACGTTTCTTTGCAAGTTTCAGGATCGATAAAG AACATTGTTTGTTTGCAGAAGATGAACAATTCGAAGCAGATAAAGCTCAAGTTGTGAAAGAAATTGCAGAACTTGAAGCAAAAGGACCTCTTTTCTCAGGGGAACTGCATAAATTTCCCGGTACACCTACTGCTTCAGGAGAACTGTATAAGTTACCAACGACACCTCTCTCGAGACAAGTTACATAA
- the LOC101252703 gene encoding putative MO25-like protein At5g47540 isoform X2 produces the protein MPIPATQIAGLANGINGSRQVKPNNLKKLFTKAFRATAVKSIFKSKAKRKPPAEIVRRVRFLLEAVHSLDDNVDPSHFDKMEELDSLLHEVKAMLYGSNECEPAVDACAQLTQEFFRENTFRLIIICLPKLNLEARKDVTRIVANLQRQPVNSRLIASDYLEANSDLMDHLVCGYDDPGLALHYGTMLRECIRHQVVARYVLNSEHMKKFFDHMQIPEFDVAADATATFKELMTRHKSTVAEFLSENYDWFFVEFNAKLLESANYITRRQAIKLLGDILLDRSNSAVMTRYVSSKDNLRILMNLLREASKNIQLDAFHVFKLFVANRNKPTDIVNIIVANRSKLLRFFASFRIDKEDEQFEADKAQVVKEIAELEAKGPLFSGELHKFPGTPTASGELYKLPTTPLSRQVT, from the exons ATGCCGATTCCGGCGACTCAAATCGCGGGATTAGCAAATGGGATAAATGGGTCCAGGCAAGTGAAACCaaataatttgaagaaattgtTTACTAAGGCGTTTCGTGCAACTGCTGTTAAATCCATCTTCAAATCGAAGGCTAAGCGTAAGCCTCCCGCTGAAATTGTTCGTCGGGTCAGATTTTTGCTTGAGGCTGTTCATTCCCTCGATGACAATGTTGATCCCAGTCATTTCGAcaag ATGGAAGAACTGGATTCTCTTTTACATGAGGTGAAAGCAATGTTGTATGGTAGTAATGAATGTGAACCTGCTGTTGACGCATGCGCGCAATTGACTCAGGAGTTTTTTCGAGAGAATACATTTCGTCTCATCATCATTTGTTTACCTAAATTGAACTTGGAG GCTCGTAAAGATGTCACGCGTATTGTGGCCAATTTACAAAGGCAACCCGTTAATTCACGTTTGATTGCATCTGATTATTTGGAAGCCAACTCGGACCTTATGGATCATTTGGTATGCGG ATATGATGATCCAGGTCTTGCTTTGCATTACGGAACAATGTTGAGGGAGTGTATTCGCCATCAAGTTGTTGCAAG ATATGTATTGAACTCCGAGCACATGAAAAAGTTTTTCGATCACATGCAAATCCCAGAATTTGATGTTGCTGCAGATGCTACAGCAACCTTTAAG GAGCTTATGACCAGGCATAAATCCACAGTTGCTGAATTTCTCTCTGAAAATTATGATTGG tTCTTCGTTGAATTTAACGCAAAACTTTTGGAATCAGCAAACTATATTACCAGAAGACAAGCTATCAAG CTTTTGGGAGATATTTTACTTGATCGCTCAAATTCTGCTGTGATGACACGCTATGTCAGCTCGAAGGATAATCTAAGGATTTTGATGAATCTTTTGAGG GAGGCTAGCAAGAACATTCAACTAGATGCATTTCATGTGTTTAAG CTTTTCGTTGCCAATAGAAACAAGCCTACTGACATTGTCAACATAATCGTGGCCAATAGAAGCAAGCTTCTACGTTTCTTTGCAAGTTTCAGGATCGATAAAG AAGATGAACAATTCGAAGCAGATAAAGCTCAAGTTGTGAAAGAAATTGCAGAACTTGAAGCAAAAGGACCTCTTTTCTCAGGGGAACTGCATAAATTTCCCGGTACACCTACTGCTTCAGGAGAACTGTATAAGTTACCAACGACACCTCTCTCGAGACAAGTTACATAA